A stretch of DNA from Nocardioides sp. Arc9.136:
CTCGGCCAGCGGGCGGGAGTCCAGCAGGCGCCCGTCGAGGTAGGTGTCCAGCCGGGCACCGGTGCCGGCGGGCGCCGCCGAGGTGGTGCCGGTGAGGTCGACGTCGAGCCGGTCGACCGAGCCGCCGAAGGCGTCCTGCCGCAGCTCGAGGGCGGAGACGGAGCGGCCGTATCCGGTGAGGGTGGTGTCGGCGCCGGTCGCGCCGAGGTCGGTCAGGGTGCGGCGGGCGGTGCCGCCGGCGCCGGCCGCCGGCCGGGCCGGTGGTGCCTCGACGCCCACGAGGCCGACCGCCGCCCCGCGGAGCTCCTCGCCGGACCCGGTCACCGTCGCGGTCGGGAGGCCGTGGCGGACGGCGGTCGTGGTGGTCGGCGCGCCGTCGCCGGGGGAGATGCGGAGGACGCGCTGGCCGGCGCCGGTGCGGGGCAGCACCACGTCCGCCGTCGTGAGGCCGACGGGCACGTCGGCGGGGTAGCGGGCGGCCAGGGCCGCCACGGTCGCCAGCCCGGCCGCGAGCACGTCGTCGGGGGCGGCGCGCGGGACGACCACGTCGACGCGCGAGGCGGCGTCGGGCAGGAACCCGGCCGGGTCGAGGTCGACGGCCTCGGCGCCCCGGTGCAGCAGCGTCAGGTCGGCCAGCCGTACGTCGTACGGCTGGGCGGGGCGGCAGCCGCTCCGGTCGCCCTCCGGGCGGAACCGCACACCGAGCTCGACCGTGCCGTCCGGCCGGACGTCGCTGCGGCGTACCGGCACGGCGACCCGCTGCGAGGGCTTCGCGGGCACCGAGGCGGCGACGGCACCGTCGACGAGGAGCAGGACGGTGCCGCTCGCGTCGTCCCCGACCGTGAGCGCGCCGGTGACCCAGCGCGGCCGCACCCCGTCGGGCACGGGGACCAGGACCGTGGACGTCTGCTGGGCGCGGGTGTCGAGGGTGCCCACCAGGTCGGCGCGGGCGGCGGACGCGGGTGGGGCGGCGGCCAGCGGTCCGAGGGTCCCGACGGCGAGCGCCGTCGCGGCCA
This window harbors:
- a CDS encoding cellulose biosynthesis cyclic di-GMP-binding regulatory protein BcsB gives rise to the protein MAATALAVGTLGPLAAAPPASAARADLVGTLDTRAQQTSTVLVPVPDGVRPRWVTGALTVGDDASGTVLLLVDGAVAASVPAKPSQRVAVPVRRSDVRPDGTVELGVRFRPEGDRSGCRPAQPYDVRLADLTLLHRGAEAVDLDPAGFLPDAASRVDVVVPRAAPDDVLAAGLATVAALAARYPADVPVGLTTADVVLPRTGAGQRVLRISPGDGAPTTTTAVRHGLPTATVTGSGEELRGAAVGLVGVEAPPARPAAGAGGTARRTLTDLGATGADTTLTGYGRSVSALELRQDAFGGSVDRLDVDLTGTTSAAPAGTGARLDTYLDGRLLDSRPLAEGGPFRVAATIPGSRLGAGSELQVVLTAVPEDGCTAGDLPPLEVRIDPEASVLTGRLDPEPESGFAQFPQVLAGVLPVALRGDGPDRTAAATGAALLVASLQRAASHPLEVGLVEPADLLDGDRSGLLVGATAEDSAAAGTALLPDPDGAPGAALQAGDSDGLPLLVLGDLGPDSGGLALRLAEQADRDGWETLTGDALVSDGGAGRPVADLDPSALPGVAAAPGADGTDAGDQRSWARWLLGAAAALVLLLVGLLATRLAPVLRRRRPARPARPARTEETPRPSGAVGPTTVGPAAEPAIGTAADRRAAERKARARRVAGLSGPARPRP